Proteins encoded together in one Chloroflexota bacterium window:
- a CDS encoding response regulator transcription factor — MRDAARILVVDDDPRLGASIGRALRYEGHTVELAGDGPTALDAARDRLPDLVVLDVMLPGIDGIEVCRRLRAASDVPILMLTARDAVGDRVIGLDAGADDYLVKPFAYEELVARVRTLLRRRIPAHREILRCADLIMDVGAHEVRRGDRPIALSALQFRLLEHFLHHPRLVLGRDRLLDAIWGLDADTASNVVDVYVGYVRERLEAAGEPRLLHTVRGVGYVLREP; from the coding sequence ATGCGCGACGCCGCCCGGATCCTCGTCGTCGACGACGACCCTCGCCTCGGCGCCTCGATCGGGCGTGCCCTCCGCTACGAGGGCCACACGGTCGAGCTCGCCGGGGATGGCCCGACGGCGCTTGACGCCGCCCGCGACCGACTGCCCGATCTCGTCGTGCTCGACGTCATGCTCCCGGGCATCGACGGGATCGAGGTCTGCCGGCGGCTCAGGGCCGCGTCGGACGTGCCGATCCTCATGCTCACCGCCCGCGACGCGGTCGGCGACCGGGTGATCGGCCTCGATGCCGGGGCGGACGACTACCTCGTCAAGCCGTTCGCCTACGAGGAGCTCGTCGCCCGGGTCAGGACGCTCCTCCGCCGCCGCATCCCCGCCCACCGCGAGATCCTCCGCTGCGCCGACCTCATCATGGATGTGGGCGCCCACGAAGTGCGGCGCGGCGATCGCCCGATCGCACTGTCCGCCCTCCAGTTTCGCCTCCTCGAGCACTTCCTCCACCACCCCCGCCTCGTCCTCGGCCGGGACCGCCTGCTCGACGCCATCTGGGGCCTCGATGCGGACACCGCCTCGAACGTCGTCGACGTCTACGTCGGCTACGTGCGCGAACGACTCGAAGCTGCCGGAGAGCCGAGGCTCCTCCACACCGTGCGGGGTGTGGGATATGTCCTTCGGGAGCCGTGA
- a CDS encoding HAMP domain-containing protein: MMRIRRRLVLYAIGVAAAGMTLFSVLLIALAAQGVVSDQDRTLAALADREGGVVAGMDPGTLASRQPLVVEDLATSIDPFVLVLHDDGTSLYATALLGGAPPHIPAAVLVEAISLGDSIATIRPAPTIELRIHAHRWTGVGNKGVVVAGQSTRFTADQLAGLRAFLIFAAIITIVAVALVSWLVTGRALRPLRSLAATAASIGATADLATRLPGVRTRDEVGVLTASFNGMLDRLADAQARLAAALDGQRRFVADASHELRTPLATIRTNAGFLVEHPDATAPDRTEALGDILAEADRMARLVDELLALARSDAGAPIERGPVDLAAVAADVVRSARRADREVRLEDRGPVVVGGDRDALARLVWILVDNAIRHGAGTISVATSSDDGSARLTVADEGPGIARGDEERIFDRFHRSDPARAGGGAGLGLAIGRGIVEAHGGRIRAVNRPTGGTIFTVELPSS, encoded by the coding sequence GTGATGCGGATCCGGCGGCGACTCGTCCTCTATGCGATCGGGGTCGCGGCGGCGGGGATGACCCTGTTCAGCGTGCTCCTCATCGCCCTCGCCGCCCAGGGCGTCGTCAGCGACCAGGACCGGACCCTGGCCGCCCTCGCGGACCGCGAGGGCGGCGTCGTCGCGGGGATGGATCCGGGGACGCTGGCGAGCCGGCAGCCGCTCGTCGTCGAGGACCTCGCGACGTCGATCGATCCGTTCGTGCTCGTTCTCCACGACGACGGGACCTCGCTCTACGCCACGGCCCTCCTCGGCGGCGCACCGCCGCACATCCCGGCCGCTGTCCTGGTCGAGGCGATCTCCCTCGGCGACTCGATCGCGACGATCCGACCGGCCCCCACGATCGAGCTCCGCATCCACGCTCATCGCTGGACGGGAGTCGGGAACAAGGGAGTCGTCGTCGCCGGTCAGTCCACCCGCTTCACGGCAGACCAGCTGGCCGGTCTCCGGGCGTTCCTCATCTTCGCCGCGATCATCACGATCGTGGCGGTCGCGCTCGTCAGCTGGCTCGTGACGGGCAGGGCACTCCGACCGCTCCGCTCGCTCGCCGCGACGGCAGCGTCGATCGGCGCGACCGCCGACCTCGCCACCCGCCTGCCGGGGGTGCGGACCCGGGACGAAGTCGGGGTCCTGACGGCGAGCTTCAACGGGATGCTCGACCGGCTGGCGGATGCGCAGGCCCGGCTGGCGGCCGCGCTCGATGGACAGCGCCGATTCGTGGCCGACGCGTCCCACGAGCTGCGGACGCCGCTCGCGACGATCCGAACGAACGCCGGGTTCCTCGTCGAGCACCCTGACGCCACGGCTCCGGATCGCACCGAAGCGCTCGGTGACATCCTTGCCGAGGCTGACCGGATGGCGCGTCTCGTGGACGAACTGCTCGCTCTTGCCCGATCGGACGCCGGCGCCCCGATCGAGCGTGGGCCGGTCGATCTCGCCGCCGTCGCGGCCGACGTCGTGCGCTCGGCGCGGCGGGCGGACCGGGAGGTCCGGCTCGAGGATCGGGGACCGGTCGTCGTCGGGGGCGATCGAGATGCGCTCGCGCGACTGGTCTGGATCCTCGTCGACAATGCGATCCGCCACGGAGCCGGGACGATCTCCGTCGCCACGTCCTCCGATGACGGGTCGGCCCGCCTGACCGTGGCGGACGAGGGACCAGGCATCGCGCGCGGCGATGAGGAACGGATCTTCGATCGTTTCCACCGCTCCGATCCCGCCCGGGCCGGTGGTGGCGCCGGGCTCGGCCTCGCCATCGGGCGAGGCATCGTCGAGGCCCACGGCGGCCGGATCCGAGCGGTGAACCGCCCGACGGGTGGCACGATCTTCACGGTGGAGCTGCCATCCAGCTGA
- a CDS encoding cytosine permease, with amino-acid sequence MTAIGIGRDTMPRGEGDMTIEGHGIEPIPESARYGSVYRLFTVWFTPNLVPAAFALGALASVLGLGWWSGLLAILVGNVIGGGVVAILGTMGPRLGLAQIPISRLSFGKSIVVPGIINWLSTIAWDAINAFFGAYAISVVTGGAIPFPVGLLIVVVCQAGLSVVGYEAIHTFEKYAAIGLAILFAIVTIALLPKANFSFTGSAETLGTFVLMTTIVGSFNLGWALYASDYSRYLPKATPSFRVAIMAFLGIAISAVWIEALGLAVVGAITDATADPVHQINTLLGGGVIGAIAMIAIFFGTVAVNAMNDYSGSLSLLAAGIKVWRPVSALIVGVLSYIATLWLYSANFNQTFESYLLIITYWIGPWAAIVLVDWRLRRGSTAGAAHVSDFSLLPSGRNAILALVIGFLVSVPFMDQYPLFEGFASTALGGADIAYVIGFIVAGASYWALERSSPTSVPA; translated from the coding sequence ATGACCGCGATCGGGATCGGGCGCGACACGATGCCCAGGGGCGAGGGCGACATGACGATCGAGGGCCACGGCATCGAGCCGATCCCGGAATCGGCCCGCTACGGCTCCGTCTATCGGCTGTTCACGGTCTGGTTCACGCCGAACCTCGTCCCGGCGGCGTTCGCCCTCGGGGCACTCGCGTCCGTGCTCGGCCTCGGGTGGTGGTCCGGACTCCTCGCCATCCTCGTCGGCAACGTCATCGGCGGCGGCGTCGTTGCCATCCTCGGCACGATGGGCCCACGACTTGGGCTCGCCCAGATCCCGATCAGCCGCCTCTCGTTCGGCAAGAGCATCGTCGTGCCCGGCATCATCAACTGGCTGAGCACGATCGCCTGGGACGCGATCAACGCCTTCTTCGGCGCCTACGCGATCTCCGTGGTCACGGGCGGGGCGATCCCCTTCCCGGTCGGGCTGCTCATCGTCGTGGTCTGCCAGGCGGGCCTGAGCGTCGTGGGCTACGAAGCGATCCACACGTTCGAGAAGTACGCCGCGATCGGCCTCGCGATCCTCTTCGCGATCGTCACCATCGCCCTCCTGCCGAAGGCGAACTTCTCGTTCACCGGCTCCGCGGAGACGCTCGGCACGTTCGTCCTCATGACGACGATCGTCGGCAGTTTCAACCTCGGCTGGGCCCTCTACGCGTCGGACTACTCGCGGTATCTGCCGAAGGCGACGCCGTCCTTCCGGGTGGCGATCATGGCCTTCCTCGGGATCGCGATCTCAGCCGTCTGGATCGAGGCACTCGGGCTGGCCGTCGTCGGAGCGATCACGGACGCGACCGCCGATCCGGTCCACCAGATCAACACGCTTCTCGGCGGGGGCGTCATCGGCGCCATCGCGATGATCGCGATCTTCTTCGGCACGGTCGCCGTCAACGCCATGAATGATTACTCGGGATCGCTGTCGCTCCTCGCCGCCGGCATCAAGGTGTGGCGGCCGGTGTCCGCGCTGATCGTCGGCGTCCTCAGCTACATCGCGACGCTGTGGCTCTACTCGGCGAACTTCAACCAGACCTTCGAGAGCTACCTCCTCATCATCACCTACTGGATCGGCCCGTGGGCGGCGATCGTCCTCGTCGACTGGCGCCTCCGTCGCGGCTCGACCGCGGGCGCGGCCCACGTCTCGGATTTCTCGCTCCTCCCGAGTGGGCGGAATGCGATTCTCGCCCTCGTCATCGGGTTCCTTGTGTCGGTGCCATTCATGGATCAGTACCCACTGTTCGAAGGATTCGCTTCGACGGCTCTTGGCGGAGCGGACATCGCCTACGTCATCGGCTTCATCGTAGCGGGCGCCTCGTACTGGGCCCTCGAACGAAGCTCACCGACGTCCGTGCCTGCCTGA
- the codA gene encoding cytosine deaminase encodes MGLIVRGARVHPTRDSDSGPMDVLVEGDRIAAIRPAGQLPSPTGPDAVELDAAGRLLSPPLVDPHVHLDAVLTVGQPRHNESGTLIEGILTWAERKPSLTREDVKSRARQAILWEVAQGTGLIRSHVDVCDPGLTALRALLELREELRDVVDLRLIAFPQDGILSFPDGKELMREALRLGCDVIGGIPHYELTREDGVDEVHFLFDLARETGRPIDLHCDETDDEQSRFLEVVAARTIRDGMGGRVVAGHTTAMASYNDAYAFKLIQILRRAGVTIVANPLDNIVLQGRFDTYPKRRGMTRVKELDAAGINVACGHDSIMDPWYPLGRGSMLDALSMLVHVGQMTGRAELFRAYEMVTTNAARAAEVPYGVKEGLPANFVVFDCEDEAEAIRLRPAARWVVRLGRVVAETEPARSVIHRTAGSETVTYVPDRDAGGGSSR; translated from the coding sequence ATGGGCCTGATCGTCCGTGGTGCGCGGGTCCATCCGACCCGCGACTCCGACTCGGGTCCGATGGACGTGCTCGTCGAGGGCGATCGGATCGCCGCGATCCGGCCCGCCGGGCAGCTGCCCTCCCCCACGGGTCCCGACGCCGTCGAGCTCGATGCGGCCGGGCGGCTCCTCTCGCCACCGCTCGTCGATCCCCACGTCCACCTCGACGCGGTCCTCACCGTCGGGCAGCCGCGCCACAACGAGTCCGGCACCCTCATCGAGGGGATCCTCACCTGGGCCGAGCGCAAGCCGTCGCTCACGCGGGAGGACGTGAAGTCGCGCGCCCGCCAGGCCATCCTCTGGGAGGTCGCCCAGGGGACCGGCCTCATCCGGTCCCACGTCGACGTCTGCGACCCGGGCCTCACCGCCCTCCGCGCCCTCCTCGAGCTTCGCGAGGAGTTGCGCGACGTCGTCGACCTCCGCCTCATCGCGTTCCCCCAGGACGGGATCCTCTCGTTCCCGGACGGGAAGGAGCTCATGCGCGAGGCGCTGCGGCTCGGCTGCGACGTCATCGGCGGCATCCCCCACTACGAGCTGACGCGCGAGGACGGGGTGGACGAGGTCCACTTCCTCTTCGACCTGGCGCGCGAGACGGGCCGGCCGATCGACCTCCACTGCGACGAGACGGATGACGAGCAGTCCCGCTTCCTCGAGGTGGTCGCGGCCCGCACGATCCGAGACGGCATGGGCGGGCGGGTCGTGGCCGGCCATACGACGGCGATGGCGAGCTACAACGACGCGTACGCCTTCAAGCTCATCCAGATCCTCCGCCGGGCCGGCGTGACGATCGTCGCCAACCCGCTCGACAACATCGTCCTCCAGGGCCGCTTCGACACGTATCCGAAGCGGCGTGGGATGACGCGGGTCAAGGAGCTCGACGCGGCCGGCATCAACGTCGCCTGCGGCCACGACTCGATCATGGACCCGTGGTATCCGCTCGGACGAGGGTCGATGCTCGACGCGCTCTCGATGCTCGTCCACGTCGGCCAGATGACCGGCCGGGCGGAGCTGTTCCGAGCGTACGAGATGGTGACGACGAACGCCGCCCGGGCGGCCGAGGTTCCGTATGGGGTGAAGGAGGGTCTGCCGGCCAACTTCGTGGTGTTCGATTGCGAGGACGAAGCAGAGGCGATCCGGCTCCGGCCGGCCGCCCGATGGGTCGTGCGCCTGGGACGGGTCGTCGCGGAGACGGAACCCGCCCGCAGCGTGATCCATCGCACCGCCGGCAGCGAGACCGTCACGTATGTCCCGGACCGGGACGCAGGAGGAGGATCTTCACGATGA
- a CDS encoding pyruvate, phosphate dikinase: MTDTVASPADRAHRAAKRYIYAWRDGQAEGSGTMKDLLGGKGAGLAEMTRAGLPTPPGFTITTEACNDYFATGEQLPDGLWEDILEALGEVERATGKGFGDAADPLLVSVRSGAKFSMPGMMDTVLNLGLNEATLEGLIALTRNERFGWDAYRRFIQMFGRIVMDVPGDRFEHALEVKKRDLGVATDPELTPEALRDLVGEFLAIVRAEAGRDFPTDPREQLDLAIKAVFASWFGQRARDYRKYNKIADDLGTAVNVVTMVFGNMGDDSGTGVAFTRDPNTGEKELYGEFLTNAQGEDVVAGIRTPMKIAAMREVMPEVYAEFDRIGRQLERHYRNVQDLEFTIERGRLYMLQTRDAKRTAAAAVRIALDMVEEGLISTEEAVARIEPAQVDQLLRDQFDPAARQAATRIAKGLNASPGAAVGRVVFSADDAVAWVGRGERVVLVRVETSPDDFHGMAVAEGILTARGGATSHAAVVARQIGKPCVAGCAELVVDYGSKAARSSESGATFAEGDSISVDGSTGEVFLGALPTVSARYEDQEELQTILGWADAIRRMGVWTNADKPEEAAQARRYGAQGIGLCRTEHMFREGDRLEIVRSAILVANQATRSKAKAAAGEALDADEADAVARFDTAMAKLEVLQQGDFEGIFRAMDGLPVVIRLIDPPLHEFLPNLEEQLVKVTREGDAASREDRDLLATIRSMHEQNPMLGLRGCRLGLMIPDFVKTQTRAILNAQIAVTRAGGHPIAKIMIPLVGHVNELAATRRILEAEAAAVESSAGVTVDYKFGTMIEVPRGALTADEIAREADFFSFGTNDLTQMTFGFSRDDAEGGFLLKYVEDRILPVNPFQTLDDAVAGLMRIAVERGRSTKPSLELGICGEHGGDPDSIAKCERIGLDYVSCSPFRVPVARLAAAQATLTNAAERDR, from the coding sequence ATGACCGACACCGTCGCCTCGCCTGCCGACCGCGCGCATCGGGCCGCGAAGCGCTACATCTACGCGTGGCGCGACGGTCAGGCGGAAGGCAGCGGCACGATGAAGGATCTGCTCGGCGGCAAGGGCGCGGGTCTCGCCGAGATGACCCGGGCGGGCTTGCCGACACCGCCCGGCTTCACGATCACGACGGAGGCGTGCAACGACTATTTCGCGACCGGTGAGCAGCTGCCGGACGGGCTGTGGGAAGACATCCTCGAGGCGCTCGGAGAGGTCGAGCGAGCGACCGGGAAAGGGTTCGGCGACGCGGCCGACCCGCTCCTCGTGAGCGTCCGCTCCGGCGCGAAGTTCTCGATGCCGGGGATGATGGACACGGTCCTCAATCTCGGGCTCAACGAGGCGACGCTCGAAGGGCTCATCGCCCTGACCCGGAACGAGCGGTTCGGCTGGGACGCGTATCGGCGGTTCATCCAGATGTTCGGGCGGATCGTCATGGACGTCCCGGGCGACCGGTTCGAGCACGCCCTCGAGGTGAAGAAGCGCGACCTCGGGGTCGCGACGGACCCGGAGCTCACGCCGGAGGCGCTCCGCGACCTCGTCGGCGAATTCCTCGCCATCGTCCGGGCCGAGGCGGGGCGGGATTTCCCGACCGACCCCCGGGAGCAGCTCGACCTCGCCATCAAGGCCGTGTTCGCGAGCTGGTTCGGTCAGCGGGCCCGGGATTACCGGAAGTACAACAAGATCGCCGACGACCTCGGCACGGCCGTCAACGTCGTGACCATGGTCTTCGGCAACATGGGCGACGACTCGGGCACGGGGGTCGCCTTCACCCGGGACCCCAACACCGGCGAGAAGGAGCTCTACGGCGAGTTCCTCACCAACGCCCAGGGCGAGGACGTCGTGGCCGGCATCCGGACTCCGATGAAGATCGCCGCGATGCGCGAGGTCATGCCCGAGGTCTATGCCGAATTCGATCGCATCGGACGCCAGCTCGAGCGGCACTACCGGAACGTCCAGGATCTCGAGTTCACGATCGAGCGCGGCCGGCTGTACATGCTCCAGACCCGCGATGCGAAGCGGACCGCGGCGGCCGCCGTGCGGATCGCCCTCGACATGGTCGAGGAGGGCCTGATCTCGACCGAGGAGGCAGTCGCGAGGATCGAGCCGGCCCAGGTGGATCAGCTCCTGCGCGATCAGTTCGATCCGGCGGCTCGCCAGGCGGCGACGCGGATCGCGAAGGGCCTCAATGCGTCACCGGGGGCGGCCGTCGGGCGGGTGGTCTTCTCCGCCGACGACGCGGTGGCGTGGGTCGGGCGTGGCGAGCGGGTCGTCCTCGTCCGGGTCGAGACCTCGCCGGACGACTTCCACGGGATGGCGGTGGCCGAGGGGATCCTCACCGCCCGCGGCGGTGCCACGAGCCATGCGGCGGTCGTCGCCCGCCAGATCGGCAAGCCGTGCGTCGCCGGTTGTGCCGAGCTCGTCGTCGACTATGGGTCGAAGGCCGCTCGGAGCTCGGAGTCGGGCGCGACCTTCGCCGAGGGCGACTCGATCAGCGTCGATGGCTCGACCGGTGAGGTCTTCCTCGGCGCCCTGCCGACCGTCTCAGCCCGGTACGAGGACCAGGAGGAACTCCAGACCATCCTCGGCTGGGCGGACGCGATCCGTCGGATGGGTGTCTGGACGAATGCCGACAAGCCGGAGGAAGCGGCCCAGGCCCGTCGCTACGGCGCCCAGGGGATCGGCCTCTGCCGGACCGAGCACATGTTCCGCGAGGGCGACCGGCTCGAGATCGTCCGCAGCGCGATCCTCGTCGCCAACCAGGCGACGAGGTCGAAGGCGAAGGCCGCCGCCGGCGAAGCGCTCGACGCCGACGAAGCGGATGCGGTCGCCCGGTTCGACACGGCGATGGCGAAGCTCGAGGTCCTCCAGCAGGGCGACTTCGAGGGGATCTTCCGTGCGATGGACGGCCTCCCGGTCGTGATCCGGCTCATCGATCCGCCGCTCCACGAGTTCCTGCCGAACCTCGAGGAGCAACTCGTCAAGGTGACGAGGGAGGGCGATGCGGCGAGTCGCGAGGACCGCGACCTCCTCGCCACGATCCGCTCAATGCACGAGCAGAACCCGATGCTCGGCCTTCGCGGCTGCCGGCTCGGCCTCATGATCCCGGACTTCGTGAAGACGCAGACCCGGGCGATCCTCAACGCGCAGATTGCCGTGACCAGGGCCGGCGGGCATCCGATCGCGAAGATCATGATCCCGCTCGTCGGGCACGTGAACGAGCTCGCCGCCACGCGCCGCATCCTCGAGGCGGAGGCCGCAGCGGTGGAGTCGAGCGCTGGCGTCACCGTCGACTACAAATTCGGGACGATGATCGAGGTGCCGCGCGGTGCGCTCACCGCCGACGAGATCGCGCGCGAGGCCGACTTCTTCAGCTTCGGCACCAACGACCTGACCCAGATGACGTTCGGCTTCAGCCGCGACGACGCCGAGGGCGGCTTCCTGCTCAAGTACGTCGAGGACAGGATCCTCCCGGTCAATCCGTTCCAGACGCTCGACGACGCGGTCGCCGGGCTCATGCGGATCGCCGTGGAGCGAGGCCGGTCGACGAAGCCGTCGCTCGAGCTCGGGATCTGTGGCGAGCACGGCGGGGATCCGGATTCGATCGCCAAGTGCGAACGGATCGGGCTCGACTACGTGTCGTGCTCGCCGTTCCGGGTCCCGGTCGCCCGGCTCGCCGCGGCCCAGGCGACACTCACGAACGCGGCCGAGCGCGACCGCTGA
- a CDS encoding glycine--tRNA ligase — protein MANLDTIVSLSKRRGFVFPSSEIYGGINAVWDYGPLGVELKNNVKRAWWRAMVQERDDIVGLDAGILMHPRVWVTSGHVGSFSDPLVECATCHRRYRLDELPGAESLTATDVMDPTVVERLGLRCPNDGGPLSAPRRFNLMFQTWMGPLQDDASIVYFRPETAQGSYVNFKNVRESSRKKIPFGIAQVGKSFRNEISPGNFVFRMREFEQMEMQYFVRPGEAATTAFEEWLPRRRAWYEAYGVAPARLRLREHASDELAHYAKKAVDVEYRFPFGWKELEGVHNRGDFDLSRHAEASGENLEYFDPATEEHFIPWIVETAAGADRAAFTFLVDAYREDEVRGEKRVSLALHPELAPYKVAVLPLLKKRPEIVELCHRLRDDLARDVMAVYDDTAAIGKLYRRQDEIGTPWCVTVDVDSLEDEAVTVRDRDSMTQERVSVEGVKRLILDRLAAARP, from the coding sequence ATCGCGAACCTCGACACGATCGTCTCGCTCTCGAAGCGCCGCGGCTTCGTCTTCCCGAGCAGCGAGATCTACGGCGGCATCAACGCGGTCTGGGACTACGGACCGCTCGGCGTCGAGTTGAAGAACAACGTCAAGCGCGCCTGGTGGCGGGCCATGGTCCAGGAGCGTGACGACATCGTCGGCCTCGACGCGGGGATCCTCATGCATCCCCGGGTCTGGGTGACGTCCGGCCACGTCGGCAGCTTCAGCGACCCGCTCGTGGAGTGCGCCACGTGCCACCGACGCTATCGACTCGACGAGCTCCCGGGCGCGGAGTCGCTGACCGCCACCGACGTGATGGACCCGACGGTCGTCGAGCGGCTCGGCTTGCGCTGCCCGAACGACGGCGGCCCGCTCTCCGCACCGCGCCGCTTCAACCTTATGTTCCAGACGTGGATGGGGCCGCTCCAGGACGACGCCTCGATCGTCTACTTCCGGCCCGAGACCGCGCAGGGCAGCTACGTGAACTTCAAGAACGTCCGGGAGAGCTCGCGGAAGAAGATCCCGTTCGGGATCGCCCAGGTCGGCAAGAGCTTCCGGAACGAGATCAGCCCCGGCAACTTCGTCTTCAGGATGCGCGAATTCGAGCAGATGGAGATGCAGTACTTCGTTCGTCCCGGGGAGGCCGCCACGACGGCGTTCGAGGAGTGGCTGCCCCGGCGCCGCGCCTGGTACGAGGCCTACGGCGTCGCGCCGGCGCGGCTCCGCCTGCGGGAGCACGCCAGCGACGAGCTCGCCCACTACGCGAAGAAGGCCGTCGACGTCGAGTACCGCTTCCCCTTCGGCTGGAAGGAGCTCGAGGGCGTCCACAATCGAGGCGACTTCGACCTGTCGCGTCACGCCGAGGCTTCCGGGGAGAACCTCGAATACTTCGATCCGGCGACCGAGGAGCACTTCATCCCGTGGATCGTCGAGACGGCGGCCGGAGCGGACCGGGCGGCGTTCACCTTTCTCGTCGACGCCTATCGCGAGGACGAGGTGCGGGGTGAGAAGCGCGTCTCGCTGGCCCTCCATCCGGAGCTCGCCCCGTACAAGGTGGCGGTCCTCCCACTGCTCAAGAAGCGCCCGGAGATCGTCGAGCTCTGCCACCGGCTCCGGGACGACCTGGCCCGCGACGTCATGGCGGTCTACGACGACACGGCGGCGATCGGCAAGCTCTACCGCCGTCAGGACGAGATCGGCACGCCGTGGTGCGTGACCGTGGACGTCGACTCGCTGGAGGACGAAGCAGTGACCGTGCGCGATCGCGACTCGATGACCCAGGAGCGGGTGTCGGTCGAAGGCGTGAAGCGCCTCATCCTCGACCGCCTGGCGGCCGCCCGACCGTAG